Below is a window of Musa acuminata AAA Group cultivar baxijiao chromosome BXJ3-11, Cavendish_Baxijiao_AAA, whole genome shotgun sequence DNA.
TTCAGGCACACAGGATTTGGTTTGTTATTTCCGGAGCAAAAATGGGCTCTAAGACAGAACAAAACACGAAATTAGCCAAAAAAAGGCTGCTTCTGTTGCGATGGTAGTTTTCCGGTGGTAATTATTTATGGAACGTTAATACAAGACGAAGTATTTGATCGATATATAATGATAAATGCATTTGGAAATAACATTGGAAAGGTGTATATACTAGGAAAAAGAGGAGATAACATATCACCTATGATATGGGTAAAAACAGATTTGACGTAACactccggatttgacgtaatacatcaCGACGTCAGCCCCCCCTGGACGGCACACTGCTCCAGGGGGCGGGCATTAACACCAATATAATGTGCACCCTCACTCATcgtacccagacgacctcatcACCTGACCCCGCACGATcggccgaggcaggggaaggcgtcgactgaggctcgccataccttgcggcagctcggccttccacgcaatgCCCACGACGACGACAGGCTCCAACAGAGGTACGGCCCTGCCCCggcaggatggcacatcaggtaacatcaaactcacctataaatactcCCAGGCTCCAAACGAACCGGGGAGGACAAGAGAGGCACGATTTCACCCAAAACTCCTCTCctcatcactaacttgatcgttggaggggtcgggtcgaaccgccgacccgacctgtgtgtagaTACTCGACCGAAGCCGATCCAACCCGACGACGCGAAGCATTCCAGCCAGATCCCCCGTAATCGACCGCCCCAAGATCCCGAGAGGAGCCTCGCCTGATCCTAGccgttcggacccctgaaccagccgcgtcgaccccaaggtcacggctaaaaaagttacttaccgtaacaaccTGACGTCGAGCGAATCGTAGTGACAAACAAGATTTAATGTTTTGGGTGGATGAATTCGCCTCAAAAGCCCACAGTTTTTAGTCtttcatttctctctctctctctctctttcattatTTTTCTACGGAATGTTCtgattttttaataagaaaagcaaTTTTTCCAACTTTTTCTCTCCTTCATTGGTCACATTTGATTGAATTGATAGGTTTAGTTGGAATGATTCACTCGACGCAGCATTTAAATTAGTTCATAACCAATAGtagctaataaataaataaataaataatattagtaTATATTGATCCATatcaaaacataaaaaataattataaaaataacaagatgatgataaaataataaaataaaataaaatttatattatcgataaaaatgatataattatgttatttttatattttaaataaaatacacaagttataaaagaaacaaataaatGCTAAATATTAAATAAGTCCGATGTAATTATTTGTAACACATCaaacattaaaatattaatatcttaaatgatatttcaaaataattaattaGAATATAAAACCTTATATAGAGTTTTAAATATATGAATTGCATGATTAAACTCTCATTATTACCaagtctttctttttatttttttttttttccatttttatattttttatttgatatttttttctttaatactCAAATATTCATCGTTTATCATCGTATCATACCGTCGCTTTTATTCTACTATTTTCTCTTCTCTTATCTTCTTTTCaaactttcttctcttttcttctcgaTAATGTAGAGGCGACGATGGTGGAAATGACCACAACGTTATGGAAGCGGGGGGTAAGAAACAATAAGATCTCGTGAAAGGGAATGAGGCTCTTACAATAGGATGAAACAATCATGGAAAGATAGTAAAACCTCATGGTAAGACGAATGTGCCGAGCAACAACAAAagatatctaaaatattaaaaaataagatatgaaatgaaaaaaataaaaactaagaTACCTTTTGAAAAAAgccaaaaaatagaaaaattttcaggaaaattatatgtttcagtatattttaaattaaaataaatcaaaataaaaaatacatcatTTAAAGCTCAAATTAAAAAGTTAACAATTAGCCCTGATTTCTTGCATATAAATCCTCAGAACTTCTTCCACGTTGAAGTCCTTCTCCCCATAAATTAAATTGATGCAATGCAGCGACTTGTGAAGAGTAAGGGAAAGTGGAAGTGACGGAGAAAAGGaggaaacaagagaaagaaaaaatgtCAGAAATGAAAAGAGCTGTCTAAcgtaatgaaaaaaataaaagaggcgAAAAGAGGATGTgcataagagaagaaaaagaaaaaaaacgagaTAAGTAAAAAGAATATTTCTTAAACTTTTAGGTGTGTTTGCAACGTTATATctaatagcagataagattttctcaactaaAATCTCTCTACTGAGGAAAATCTTCTctcataatctgtataaataagtGAGGGACTTCACGGCTTCGACATTCATCACATCCCTTAGGGGGAACTCTTTCCCATCGGTTTCCCATCGGATTTGCTTTCTTTCCCATCGGATTTGCTTTCACTGCTGCAGCTTCTgcttccttctcttccttctctaCAGTGGCTTCTTCCTTTGctacagcattgctatagctttctcctctgttgcagccgccgccgttgccATCATCGTCGCTGTTGCAGCCgtagcaacagcaacaacaacgatatgctcttgccctactcacgaagcctctcgctcataaactgtttgctttgcatcaattcaagattggtatccttgacaggagcaccacagggacatgttaatgcattcaagcttcttcaataattctttttatcttctattctcttcccttcttcaataattcttcttatctccTATTCTCTTTAACAATATCACATGATATTTGATTAGATGTAGAATGGATAAATATGTTGTATAAACAAACCACATGATTAAAAAGATTTTTCCGACGTTATCACAGCTACATAGCACCATTAGTAGTAATATAACCTTtgtttgatattatgattttatttaagaaaatatatttaaatatgtgTTGGTTTAAAAAACCACACAtataatcttttagtatatgaAGCTTATATTATGACAAGCAGAACCTTATTATAAATTGATGAAATCTTTATGAGCTAAGTTAAATAGTATTTTTAATCTCTCCAATGAGGTTTAAATCTTTAGTAAGTAGATTTAATACAATACCACTAAACCAATGTTTTAGgtatcatatgattttttttgttaagTATGATTAAAACAATATCTGAATTTTGAATAAAATTAGTAGAGAATTTGGTTTTTTTGAATATTCAATTTATGTTTTTTTGATTTAGACAAACAatatgtgtgtgttttttttcttctaatatcCAATTGAGTTGGAACATTTGTGTCACCCTTCGTAAAATGACTACTCCAATATTATGGAGATTGGACTCCTCACCACATGCTTCGTCGACACCCACCTCAATTGCCCCTCACCTAAGCCCTGCCGACCTCCCGATCTCCGGAAGGTGATGCTGAAGCTCTTCTTCTCGTCCACCTTCTCGAACGACAGCGTCGTCGGATCTACACGCGCAGATGCTCCCTCCGGCACATCAACCATCGCCCGGTACGTCGACCTTGGCTCCCCGACGTTGGTCACTGTCCGCGTGTAGCTGACCGGCGTCGAATGGTTAGCCGGCAGCTTGACCGATATGGAAGGATAGTTCAGCTCTGCTTCGCTGATGCTCTTCACGGAGGAGCAATTCACTGGTCCGCCAACTATAGCTCGGACATAGTAGTTGGCGTAGAGGCCGCAGAGGTAAGGAATGTAGTCTTGGGGCGTGAGGTCGTAGACGAGTCCGGGGTCCATGGCCTTCGGCGGGTCCACGTGACCGGCTCCTACCGCGAACAAGTCGGCCGGGAGGTGTCTCTCGTCGAGGATTGGCCCTCTGCTGTTGTCGGTCGCGTACGCTGTCGTCATGATCGCTGATTTGATCGCGGCGGACGACCAATCGGGGTGCGCTTTCTTGATCAACGCGGCGATGCCGGAGAGGTGAGGGCAGGACATGGAGGTGCCGGAGAACACCTCGAACGCGCTGGTCCACGCTGCCAGGATGTTCACGCCGGGTCCGGTGATATCTGGCTTCAGGATCCCTGGTGTAATTTGGCTGGGTCCTCTGGAGGAGAACGAGGCCATCGCCGGTGAGTGGGGCGTGTGCATGACGGTGCCCTTGAAGATGATGGTTGCGGTAGGAGCAGAGGTGGTGTTGATGTAGGCCTTGATCTTGAGTCCGTCAGCGTAGGGAACGTTCGACGTCCGGAGGACATGGGGTTCAACGAGAGTGCTGTAGGCGAAGTCAGGGTTGTTGACGATGATCATTCCTGAGCCGCCGGCGCTCTTGACGACGTCATCCTTTTCGGCTCTCCCATTGCCGCCGTCGTCGCACACCACTATTTTGCCGTGGACGTCGACGCCATCCAAGGAGCCACTGAGGCAGAAGGAAGAGTTTTCGTTACCAGTGGCGTGGCCGGGATACACGAGAGGCAGCATTTTGGACTCGAAGTCACGCGGCTGGGACAATGACTCGCCGTAAAACTCTTGTCCGTCGCCGAGCTTGACGGTGGACAAGAAGGACCGGTCCGTGGTGCTTGCGCCTACCGTGAGCAGCCACGGCGCATCGTTGGTCACGGTGCCACGATTTGGCCCGGTATTACCTGCCGAGCAGCTGACGAAGACTCCTTTGTTGATGGCCTTGAAGCCACCCTGCGCGACCGGGTTGGAGTGGAAAGCAGCAGAGGGTCCGCCAAGAGAGAGGGAGATCACATCGACGCCGTCTTCCACCGCGGCGTCCATGGCAGCCAATATGTCATAACCGTGGCACGTATCTTCGTTACACACCTTGTAGACGGCGATGTGAGCGCGCGGCGCCATCCCCGATGCCGTGACCACCCTGGCGTTCCCATATGCGCTAGCATTCGTCACGAACTTCCCGGCGGCCGTGCTCGCGGTGTGGGTGCCGTGCCCCTCATCATCGACCGGAGTGACCGTCGACCGACGCGTGACCTTGTCGTAATTGATGAAGGACCTCGCACCGATGAGCTTGTTGTTGCACGCCGACGCGTTCAAGTCGCAGCGGCCCTTCCACTTTGCCGGCGGCGGCGGCATGCCGTCGTCGTCGAAAGAAGGATGCCCCGGGGTGATGCCGGTGTCCAGGATACCGATGATGATCCCTTCGCCCATGTTGGTGGCGTTCCACACGCTGTGGCTCGGTTGGCTCAACCCCAGGAACTCGGGCGTGTGGGTGGTGAGGGGGCGGTAAACGGGGCTGGGATAGGCATGCAGGAACCAGTCCAACTTCGACATGGCCTCCACCTCCCTCTGCCAGAGCCGCGCACAGAAGCCGGTAATGACGTTGCGGTAGGAGTAGACAATGCGCGAGTCTGCGACGTTGGCGGCATCTTCTTCAGGCGCAAGTTCGAAAGCTTCACTTGCACTGTTTAGGAGGGAGCAGTACCAATCGGACCATTGTTCGGCGGCGGAGAAGGTCACGTCCTCGGAGCGTTTGACGTGAACAATGTAGACCGTCAGCTCGTCGGAGCCGTAGACATGAAGGCAGGAGATGAGGAAGGAGGCACAGAGGcacaggaggagggggaggaagggCTTAGGGAGAGCCATCGCAGGTTTGGGTCTTACGACAAAGCATTAGAGGACGGAGATTTATAGAGCTCCTCTGGGGATGCAGTCGTAAGTACATATTCCTACACAGGATGGAAGTATTGTTTAGGGACAGTAATTAGGGTTGAGCAAACATGATATGTGACAAAACAAGAAAGAACACAAAACAAACTAACAAGAAAAGAAGTTATTACTGTTTGGATTTCAGTATAATTTTGTGGTTAAgtcttggcataggagactaattTTAGTAATTAATAAacttaatttcttctttttttacttaGATTAGGATataatcaaaaaaataataaattagttttttttacTAAATAATTGGCTTTCACTAATACAAATCTCAAATATTAGAAAGTTTATACTTTATTTAATCCTAaaatatatctcctatttagttCGAACCTCTAATGTATTAATTGACCTAAACTACCGGTTAAGATATTTAAATTGAAGTTAATAATAGTATACTCATCGGATCCTTATAACTTAATATTAGTCTTCTTCACTTTCGATGTGAGACTTATCGGaatgttatatttttttaatatttttttaaattatatatcaaaaatcaaatgttTACAAATGTTAGTCTAACTAATCAATAGTTAATGTTAACGTATATTATGTCATATACTAATTTAACACAAGATTGTTTTGATCTTGAGTGATTTGAGATTATTTTCTTAATCTATCTTTTTTCTATCTCACTtacataaatattaataaaaattaagcCTTGTGATATATTATCCTCTTTTTACGAAATGTCGATAAGGTTGTTTTGGCTTtgttatgaaataataaaaaaaagttatatataattataaatatataaataacacTTTTtggaagaaaaatcaagtaaagaGCTAAATCTTATTTATTGGTGGAATTTATAAAAGTGTAGCAAGTCATGAACATACCAACACCCTTTACGAAATTCATGAGGATGTGATGAGAATTATTTGAAGTTAATAAATCTACTATGAAATTATCTGCAAGTATATGTGTcttgataaattaaaagaaaattaaacaCGATGGCATTGCAGAgcagtaaattttggaccaaaaATAAGATGGAGTATAAGGTTGGAAACAAAATGGCACACAGGAACATAAATATATTGGATAGATAAATGTCATTTAACTCGGAAGATGTTGAGGtgaacaaccttaagccgtggcctcggggccgacgcggctaggttcgggtccgaatgatgggGGGATCTTGTTCGGCGTCCCTCTGGGTTGCCAAGGCGGTTGGTCGTGCTGATCGGGTCACGTCGGAGCTCGTCGGGCTTCTCCGAGGGATGGAGGTTCCTCGCCTAGGTGTTCGGGGGAAGGAGCTCTGTCTTCGtccttgcacacaggtcgggtcaggagagctcgacccgacccctccgacgatcaagttagtgagtgGTTGCAGGGGGTTTAGTATCTATGTTCGTCTCCCCCTCCCCCTCGTTCAGGacgtgagggtatttatagggaagcttactgtttcctgatatgacgacttgcagggggcaggctcgtactcatggtagcgtctgacactggtgttggtgTGGCGTGAAGGgccgagcctgagcaggatgtttaatgtgcctcggtcggcgtcCCGGCCCGTTTGACTAGGTGGTGTTAGGTCAACCaaggcgtcatctggggcagctgaTGTCAACCTGAGTCTTAtcgtcattattaccctcatcatattcccccccgaagGAATCTATGCGTCGGTTGCTGTAAAGgggggtctgaggcatggcttcggCTTTGAGTAACTGTCCCAACCGGGCGTCTTGCCGGTCCATTGGCAGGGGTGTGGGAATCGAGGAGTTTAGCAACTAAGAAGGGTTGGATGTGCAGCGGTGACCCCGGGTAgcgtgcgaccgaggagcacactCAGTAGAGCAGGCCGAGCGGAGGCTGTGGTCTCGGGgagaatggagccgaggagcacaacgcaggcgggctggccgcacaggtgtggtctcggggagcatggagccgaggagcacgacgcaggcgggttggtcgcgcaggtgtggtctcggggagcatggagccgaggagcacgacgcaggcaggttggccacgcaggtgtggtttcggggagaatggagccgaggagcacgacacaggcgggctggccgcgcaggtgtggtctcggggagcatggagctgaggagcacgacgcaggcaggctggctgcgcaggcgtggtcttagggagcatggagccgaggagcatgacgcaggcgggctggccgcgcaggtgtggtctcgggcaacatgcgtccgaggagcacgacgcaggcgggcatgccgcgcaggtgtggtctcgggcaacatgcggccgaggagcacgatgcaggcgggcaggcaCCGCAAGTGTAGTCTcgtgcaacatgcggccgaggagcacgacgcaggcaggctggccgcgcaggcgtggtctcgggcaacatgcggccgaggagcacggcacaggcgggctgcggccgaggggtaTGGCTCGGGTTGGCAGGCCGCGctaaggtggactcgggcagtctacggccgaggggtatggctcaggcgggcaggccacgctgaggtggactcgggcagtctacGACTGAGCCATGCAGATACAGAAAGGGGGTTAGGCCGAAGCTAACCGCGAGCAGGGAGGCAGTCAGGTAGATATTGAgccttcgctcggaagagactTTTGTTAGGgcctagatttcttttcatgatgACTACATCGGATAGCCAACGCGGGTGCCTAACCTCTTCTATGGAGCCCACTGCCAAACGTCTTCCCTTCTCCTCACAACCACCCAGGCCTCCGtcgcgatgtactggttagcccgctTGAGAATATCTAGTACcatggtggggggtcgctccacaagggaccagaggaatctggaaggtcgcaggcctatcataaatgCCTGCATTAACAGAGAGGGATGAGTTCCGGCAACCCCCAGATTTGTGttgtaaagcgattcacaaaatgggagaggggctcatcctccctttggttgagtctgaGGAGCAGTGCAATGGACGGCTTTGGCCAGGTGTAGGTCAagaagttaagctcaaagtctTTGACGAGCTGATCAAAGGAGACGATCATCCCGGTCTTCAGAccgctgtaccatgtgcgggttggccccctcagagtcgtgggaaacgccctgcacatgaAAGCGTCAGAGGCTCCATACAGCGCCAtttgggcacggaaagcggctatgtggtccgctgggtcggtggtgccgtcatatgcgtccagagaggggagccggaagttcggggggactatctgatcttgtatctcgggcgcgaacggggacccttggtgtgcgtcctccccgagctctccctttgacctgcgaacctccttctcCACATCGTCGAGCCGCTGACTGACAAAGCatagctgggctcgcagggagtccgttgaatccgaagacaatgcctcgggttccgagcgaccgctcgggtttgccatcacttgATCCCCGAGTGGGATCGATCGGACTCGAGGCGAAGTGGGGAGCTCCGGAAGTAGcgtgtgggcccgaacgggcggcTCCTATTGTCGCAGCGGTTGGATCGCAGGCGGGTGCGCCGGATGAGAAATGAGCAGGATAATGGTTTGTAGTATACCCgttagagctcggacttgatgagcgaggtcctgaaaggcctcggatgacacggGCGACGGGTCGGCTGGGGCTCCTTCGGGCGGCGaccagcccgggtcgttgaataaccGCCAATGGCACTATGAGGTCGCGGCGGGGTGCTCAGCTCGAGGTTCTTCACGAGGGGGGTGTTCCCCCGAAGCTCCGATCGGGTGTGACCCCTCAGCCGCAAGCTCGTTTGAGTCGATCGAGCGATCCCTTGACAttcgggcccttcctctagcgctaAAATGTTGAGGtgaacaaccttaagccgtggcctcggggtcgacgtggCTGGGTTCGGGTCTGAATGATGGGGGGATCTTGTTCGGCGTCCCTCTGGGTTGCCAAGGCGGTTGGTCGTGCTGATCGGGTCACGTCAGAGCTCGTTGGGCTTCTCCGGGGGATGGAGGTTCCTCGCTTGGGTGTTCGGGGGAAGGAGCTTtgtcttcgtccctgcacacaggtcgggttgggAGAGTTCGACCCGACctctccaacgatcaagttagtgagtgGTCGCAGGGGGTTTAGTATCAATGTTCGTCTCCCCCTCTCCCTCGTTCAGGacgtgagggtatttatagggaagcttactgattCCTGATGCGacggcttgcagggggcaggctcgtactcctggtagcgtctgacactggtgttggcatggcgtgaagaaccgagcctgagtaggatatttaatgtgcctcggtcaatGTCCCGGCCCGTTTGACCAGGTGGTGTCAGGTCAACCGAGACGTCATCTGGGACAGCTGACGTCaaccgagtcttatcgccattattaccctcatcagaaGACACTAATATACATTCACTATATGGAAATcactaaatattatatatatatatatatatatgttatttgaaatgaaagattaatAACTCGGAAGATAAATATTATGTCCATATTGATTGAATCGTATAATAAATAGTATGTCGAAGATAAATATTAGGGACGTAAACAAAATGACACATAGGAACACAAATATATCAGATAGATAAATCTCATTTCACTGGGAAGATGGTGATATGCATCCAATCATCGGAAATCAATAACAATTTGTGAATGCCAATACCATCTCCGGAGAGAGAACATCGTATATGATGACGTTCCCTTTGTCGCCCCTGCATGCATGGATTACTCCAGCTTGATGGAGATCGGGCTCCTGACTACGTGCTTCCCTGACACCCACAGCAGCTGCCCCTGCACTGCGCCCGACCCACCTCCGTTCCTCCTGAAGCTGATGCTGAAGCTTTGCTTCTGGTTCACCTCGTTGAACGAGAGCGTTGTTGGCGTCACGCCCGCCGATACCTCCTTCGGCACGTCAAGCTTCACCGTGTACGTCGACTTGGGCTCCCCGACGTTGGTCACCGTCCGTGTGTAGCCGATCGACGTCGAACTGTTGGCCGGCAGAGTGACAGATATGGAAGGATAGTTGAGATCTCCTTCGCTGATGCTCTTCACAGACGAGCAATCGACGCGCTTACGAACTATCACTTGAACATAAGTGCTGTCGTAGAGGCCGCAGAGATAAGGGATGTAGTCTTGGGGTGTGAGGTCGTAGACGAGACCGGGGTCGATGGCATTCGGAGGGTTCACGTGTCCCGCTCCTATCGCGAAGAAGTCGGCCGGGAGGTGTCTCTCGTCGAGGATCGGCCCTCGGCTGTTGTCCGTCACGTACGCCGTCGTCATGATGGCGGATTTGATCGCGGCCGGCGACCAATCGGGGTGCGCTTTCTTGATCAGGGAGGCGATGCCGGAGAGGTGAGGGCAGGACATGGAGGTGCCGGAGATCATGTTGAACTTCTGGATGGTCCACGCGGCGAGGATGTTCACGCCCGGCCCCGTGATGTCCGGCTTCAGGATCCCCGGCGTGATTTGGCTGGGCCCGCGGGAAGAGAACGAGGCCATCGACGGCGAGTGGGGTGTGTGCATGACGGTGCCGTTGAATACCAACGACGCCGCGGGGGCAGAGGCGGAGTTGATGTAGGCCTTGATCTTGAGTCCGACAACGTAGGGGACGTTCGAAGCCGGAAGCACTAGTGGATCGGCGATGGTGCTGTAGGCGTCCTCGGGAGTGTTGACAAGGATTATGCCGGCGCCGCCGGCGCTTTTGACGACTTGAGCCTTCTCGAGCCTCGAATTGTCGCCGCGGTCGCACAGCACTATCTTTCCGCGGACGTCCACACCATTCAAGGAGTCGTTGAGGCAGTGGGAGGCGGCCGCATCACCGGCGACGTACACGAGAGGCAGCATTTTGGAGTCGAAGTTACGCGGCGGGTTCAGTGACGCGCCCTCCCATTCCTGTCCGTCGCCGAGCTTGACAGTGCCCAAGAAGGATCGGTCCATGGTGCTTGCGCCTACCGTGAGCAGCCACGGCGCGACATTGGTCACGGTGTAAGGCTCCGGTCCCGAATTGCCGGCCGAGCAGCTGACGAAGATTCCTTTGTTGATGGCTTCGAAGCCGCCCAGCGCGACCGGGTCAGAGTGGAAAGGAATAGATCCACCGCCGAGCGAGAGGGAGAGCACATCCACCCCATCGGCCACCGCGGCATCCATGGCAGCCAAGATGTCGTAACCCGCGCATCCTATCTCAGAGCACACCTTGTAAATGGCGATGTGGGCGCGCGGCGCCACCCCGGCCGCCACGCCCCTGGCATTCCCGTCTACGTCGGCATGCTTTACCAAGGCCCCGGCGGCAGTGCTCGCGGTGTGAGTGCCATGCCCCTCGTCGTCGATCGGCGTGTCGGTGGGTCGACGCCTGACGGCGTCGTAGTTGATGAAGGACCTTGCACCGATGAGCTTATTGTTGCACGCAGACGCGTTCAAGTCGCATCTCCCCTTCCACTTGGCCGGCGGCGGCGGCAAGCCATAGTCATCGAAGGATGGATGCCCTGGTGTGACGCCAGTGTCTAAGATGCCGACGATGACCCCTTGGCCCATATTGGTCGCGTTCCAAACGCCGTTGCCGATCCTCTGCCTCAGCCCCAGAAACTTTGGCGAGTGGGTGGTCATGAGGTGGTAAACGGGGCTGGGGTAGGCGTGCTGGAACCAGTCCAACTTCGACATGGCCTCCACCTCCCTCTCAGTGAGCAAGGCAGAGAAGCCGGTGACGACATGGCGGTAGGAGTAGATAACGCGCGACCGTGCGAAGTCGGTGTCGTTCGCTTCAAGAGACGCAAGGCTCAAGAGAGAGGAGTACCAACCCGTCCATTGTTCGGCGACGGAGAAGCTCAGG
It encodes the following:
- the LOC135652295 gene encoding subtilisin-like protease 4, yielding MALPKPFLALLICLFASLSLSCLHVDGSDELKAFIVHVKRPENLSFSVAEQWTGWYSSLLSLASLEANDTDFARSRVIYSYRHVVTGFSALLTEREVEAMSKLDWFQHAYPSPVYHLMTTHSPKFLGLRQRIGNGVWNATNMGQGVIVGILDTGVTPGHPSFDDYGLPPPPAKWKGRCDLNASACNNKLIGARSFINYDAVRRRPTDTPIDDEGHGTHTASTAAGALVKHADVDGNARGVAAGVAPRAHIAIYKVCSEIGCAGYDILAAMDAAVADGVDVLSLSLGGGSIPFHSDPVALGGFEAINKGIFVSCSAGNSGPEPYTVTNVAPWLLTVGASTMDRSFLGTVKLGDGQEWEGASLNPPRNFDSKMLPLVYVAGDAAASHCLNDSLNGVDVRGKIVLCDRGDNSRLEKAQVVKSAGGAGIILVNTPEDAYSTIADPLVLPASNVPYVVGLKIKAYINSASAPAASLVFNGTVMHTPHSPSMASFSSRGPSQITPGILKPDITGPGVNILAAWTIQKFNMISGTSMSCPHLSGIASLIKKAHPDWSPAAIKSAIMTTAYVTDNSRGPILDERHLPADFFAIGAGHVNPPNAIDPGLVYDLTPQDYIPYLCGLYDSTYVQVIVRKRVDCSSVKSISEGDLNYPSISVTLPANSSTSIGYTRTVTNVGEPKSTYTVKLDVPKEVSAGVTPTTLSFNEVNQKQSFSISFRRNGGGSGAVQGQLLWVSGKHVVRSPISIKLE
- the LOC135652294 gene encoding subtilisin-like protease, with product MALPKPFLPLLLCLCASFLISCLHVYGSDELTVYIVHVKRSEDVTFSAAEQWSDWYCSLLNSASEAFELAPEEDAANVADSRIVYSYRNVITGFCARLWQREVEAMSKLDWFLHAYPSPVYRPLTTHTPEFLGLSQPSHSVWNATNMGEGIIIGILDTGITPGHPSFDDDGMPPPPAKWKGRCDLNASACNNKLIGARSFINYDKVTRRSTVTPVDDEGHGTHTASTAAGKFVTNASAYGNARVVTASGMAPRAHIAVYKVCNEDTCHGYDILAAMDAAVEDGVDVISLSLGGPSAAFHSNPVAQGGFKAINKGVFVSCSAGNTGPNRGTVTNDAPWLLTVGASTTDRSFLSTVKLGDGQEFYGESLSQPRDFESKMLPLVYPGHATGNENSSFCLSGSLDGVDVHGKIVVCDDGGNGRAEKDDVVKSAGGSGMIIVNNPDFAYSTLVEPHVLRTSNVPYADGLKIKAYINTTSAPTATIIFKGTVMHTPHSPAMASFSSRGPSQITPGILKPDITGPGVNILAAWTSAFEVFSGTSMSCPHLSGIAALIKKAHPDWSSAAIKSAIMTTAYATDNSRGPILDERHLPADLFAVGAGHVDPPKAMDPGLVYDLTPQDYIPYLCGLYANYYVRAIVGGPVNCSSVKSISEAELNYPSISVKLPANHSTPVSYTRTVTNVGEPRSTYRAMVDVPEGASARVDPTTLSFEKVDEKKSFSITFRRSGGRQGLGEGQLRWVSTKHVVRSPISIILE